The window TGTTTTTGTGCGACTGACATAAATAAAAGGAATTTTTAATTGCTCCAATGCATAAGCAACTGCTCTCGAAGCACCTCCAGTACCCAAAATAATAGCTAAACGATGCTCTAATTGTAAAACCTCTTTGTATGCATATAAAAAGCCTAAATAATCGGTATTATATCCCTTTAAATAAAAACTTTGTTCATTTTTCTTTAATACTTTAATAGTGTTTACAGCTCCAATTTTTTCAGCTTCGTAGTCGATTTCATTTAAAAATGGTATGATCGACTCTTTAAAAGGTATAGTAACATTAAAACCTTTTAAATCAGGAAATTGTTCAAATAATTGAGGTAGTAATTGAATATGATTTAATTCAAATAAATAATATTGGTGCTTATTTTGAAAATAATCGGTAAATAACTCAGCCGATTTTGAATGTTTTAAGTGCTTACCTACAAGTCCGAATAACATTATTATTTAACTTTGATGCAAAAATTTTTATGAAGCAAAGTAAGCAACAATTATACAAAAATGTATTCGAAGCATTCAAAAAAAATAACCCACTTCCCAAAACAGAATTAAATTATCAAACACCCTTTCAATTATTAGTTGCAGTTGTTTTATCGGCACAATGTACCGATATAAGGGTGAATGCCATTACACCCAAGCTCTTTGAACAATACCCCGATGCTAATTCAATGGCAAAAGCCAGTATCGACGAAATATTTGAATTTATTAAATCGTGTTCGTACCCTAATTCAAAAGCAAAATATTTAAAAGGAATAGCCCATGAGTTGGTAAATAAATATAAGGGACAAGTACCTAACTCTATAGAACAATTAACTTCATTACCAGGTGTTGGACGAAAAACCGCCAATGTGATTGTTTCCGTATTATTTCATCAACCCGCCATGGCTGTCGATACGCATGTGTTCAGAGTAGCTCATCGAATCGGCTTAGTTGAAAATGCTAAGACTCCTCTCGAAGTAGAAAAACAATTAACTAAAAACATACCTCCTCCATCGCTACCCGATGCTCACCACTGGTTAATATTGCATGGACGCTATATTTGCAAAGCACGAAAACCCTTATGCCATCAGTGCTTTATATTTGATTATTGCCAATACCCCCAAAAAAGTAATCATACTTAAAGCTTGATAAATATACATCAACTATTCGATTATTATTTGTTTATATAACTCACCACGTGTAATTCGTTGTTCAATAGGTAGGTTGGGTATGACAGCTGCTTGCGATATATGGACATATGTTTTTTCGACTAAGCCCTTATGTTTAGCAAATCGTTCGTAATCGAGGTATTTATCGATTAATGTTTCTTTCTTTTGTTGCACTACTACCAATGTTGAATCAAATCCATTCCAATACCTATCAATGGTATCAATTACAAATGTTTGTGGTTCTAATGTATTCATAGCATTCCCATTCCACTTTAAACCCTTTTTAGCAGGAAACAGGAGTTTAACGTAGC of the Bacteroidales bacterium genome contains:
- the nth gene encoding endonuclease III, whose amino-acid sequence is MKQSKQQLYKNVFEAFKKNNPLPKTELNYQTPFQLLVAVVLSAQCTDIRVNAITPKLFEQYPDANSMAKASIDEIFEFIKSCSYPNSKAKYLKGIAHELVNKYKGQVPNSIEQLTSLPGVGRKTANVIVSVLFHQPAMAVDTHVFRVAHRIGLVENAKTPLEVEKQLTKNIPPPSLPDAHHWLILHGRYICKARKPLCHQCFIFDYCQYPQKSNHT
- a CDS encoding shikimate dehydrogenase, with translation MIMLFGLVGKHLKHSKSAELFTDYFQNKHQYYLFELNHIQLLPQLFEQFPDLKGFNVTIPFKESIIPFLNEIDYEAEKIGAVNTIKVLKKNEQSFYLKGYNTDYLGFLYAYKEVLQLEHRLAIILGTGGASRAVAYALEQLKIPFIYVSRTKTNNKTLIYQQLSKMTLRASLIINTTPVGMFPNVDDKLFLPNSLFINKSVAIDLIYNPSMTTFMKMAIENGCKAYNGYDMLKYQAIESWKIWELL